In Mercurialis annua linkage group LG6, ddMerAnnu1.2, whole genome shotgun sequence, the following are encoded in one genomic region:
- the LOC126686179 gene encoding uncharacterized protein LOC126686179: protein MESTSILLHSTALPFTSSLTAKTITGGNKNKFSLRHFNKHLHSNAPNANLHLKHPHKPIKSPFPLKLTRTQLLPHLNCSYSTSPQSHPFPEPLKILSFDKVKQTLLQVTPFDIIKLSAVLSVVIAATKWAVNLCLNPFFWMYFSWSWLFWPWFIAISLAFYGFYCFYKYSLGEASVFEQIGLVTAVFTWLTLVPPAFFNGYLQGWPVVFFFVYQYFFFFNVSVRKRLYGDYFMRDHDPKWDVNPPKWYRGLFCIGVMVSHWLAAFEGPELHLIPGGWSNAAMWVLVVVTLLMQYNSTLYLAKYSEKVVVPTAVVQFGPFRWVRHPIYSSTMLLFAAYFISLRAPLSLLFVVAVCLMYYDQKAKMEEALMIETFGERYLEYMNKVRYKFIPFVF, encoded by the coding sequence ATGGAAAGCACTTCAATTCTTCTCCACTCCACAGCACTCCCATTTACTTCCTCCCTCACCGCCAAAACAATCACCGGCGgcaacaaaaataaattctCTCTCAGGCATTTTAACAAACATCTTCACTCAAATGCCCCCAACGCCAACCTTCACTTAAAACACCCTCATAAACCCATCAAATCTCCATTTCCATTGAAACTAACAAGAACCCAGTTGTTACCTCATCTCAATTGCTCATATTCCACCTCCCCTCAATCCCACCCATTTCCAGAACCCTTAAAAATTCTCTCCTTTGATAAAGTTAAACAAACCCTCTTGCAAGTAACTCCATTTGATATAATCAAATTGTCTGCAGTGCTTTCAGTTGTGATTGCAGCCACAAAATGGGCTGTGAATTTGTGTTTGAACCCGTTTTTTTGGATGTATTTTAGCTGGAGTTGGTTGTTTTGGCCTTGGTTTATAGCTATATCACTTGCTTTTTATGGGTTCTATTGCTTTTATAAGTATTCATTAGGTGAAGCTAGTGTCTTTGAGCAAATTGGACTAGTTACTGCAGTGTTCACTTGGCTAACACTTGTGCCTCCTGCCTTTTTCAATGGCTATCTCCAAGGCTGGCCTGTTGTGTTCTTTTTTGTGTACCAGTACTTCTTTTTCTTCAATGTTAGTGTGAGGAAACGGTTGTATGGCGATTATTTTATGCGGGATCATGATCCTAAGTGGGATGTGAATCCGCCCAAATGGTATCGCGGTTTGTTCTGCATTGGAGTCATGGTTAGTCATTGGCTTGCGGCGTTTGAAGGGCCGGAATTGCACCTTATTCCTGGTGGATGGAGCAATGCCGCGATGTGGGTTTTGGTTGTTGTGACTTTGTTGATGCAATATAATTCGACGCTTTACCTTGCTAAGTACTCGGAGAAGGTAGTGGTTCCTACTGCTGTTGTGCAATTTGGGCCGTTTAGATGGGTCAGGCATCCTATATATTCTTCTACAATGCTTCTGTTTGCTGCTTATTTTATTTCGCTTCGCGCGCCTTTGAGCTTGTTGTTTGTAGTAGCAGTGTGTTTGATGTATTATGACCAGAAAGCGAAAATGGAGGAGGCTCTGATGATTGAGACTTTTGGGGAGAGATACTTGGAGTATATGAACAAAGTACGGTACAAGTTCATTCCGTTCGTTTTTTAA
- the LOC126686178 gene encoding abscisic acid 8'-hydroxylase 2 isoform X1, which yields MHHHLLIISSVSSPLLSASLAHHQLFTMLLLFFFFLILLLLHCRRRRHSNDHRRLPPGSMGWPYIGETLKLYTENPNSFFFNRQKRYGDIFKTHILGCPCVMISSPEAAKIVLVTKAHLFKPTYPISKEKMIGPEALFFQQGVHHYNLKKLVQSSFLPSAIRNSVSQIEQIVLSFLPCWKNQSTINTLQEMKRYAFDVAMISVFGEKQDQLEMEGIEHLYSCLENGYNSMPLDLPGTPFYKAMKARKQLNVRLKKLIEKRRQSGKQGGGLLGVLLDEKNNKLNDSQICDNIIGVIFAAHDTTASVLTWLLKYLHDNQDLLQAVTHEQEEIRQEIIEANRRLTWDDTKRMPLTTRVIQETLRAASILSFTFREAVEDVEFEGYLIPRGWKVLPLFRTIHHSADYFPQPQKFDPSRFQVPPRPNTYMPFGNGVHSCPGSELAKLEMLILIHHLTLTYRWQIVEEEDGIQYGPFPVPKRGLPIRVTHRPRSSKLLA from the exons ATGCACCACCACCTTCTAATTATATCCTCAGTATCATCACCATTATTATCAGCTTCTTTAGCTCATCACCAACTATTTACAATGCtccttctttttttcttcttcctcattcttcttcttcttcattgcCGGCGCCGGCGTCACTCCAATGATCACCGGCGACTGCCTCCTGGCTCTATGGGCTGGCCTTATATTGGCGAAACTCTCAAACTCTACACTGAAAATCCCAATTCTTTCTTCTTCAACCGCCAAAAACG gtACGGAGACATATTCAAGACGCATATATTGGGATGTCCATGTGTGATGATTTCAAGTCCAGAAGCAGCAAAAATTGTTTTGGTGACGAAAGCTCATTTATTTAAGCCAACTTATCCaataagtaaagaaaaaatgATAGGCCCCGAAgctttattttttcaacaagGTGTCCATCATTACAACTTAAAAAAGTTGGTTCAATCTTCTTTTTTACCTTCTGCTATAAGAAATTCTGTTTCTCAAATTGAGCAGATTGTTTTATCTTTTCTGCCTTGTTGGAAAAATCAGTCCACCATCAATACTTTGCAAGAAATGAAAAGg TATGCTTTTGATGTGGCAATGATTTCTGTGTTTGGAGAAAAACAAGATCAGTTGGAAATGGAAGGAATTGAACATTTGTATAGCTGTCTTGAAAATGGCTACAATTCCATGCCTTTGGATTTGCCTGGAACTCCCTTTTACAAAGCTATGAAG GCAAGGAAGCAACTTAATGTGAGATTGAAGAAATTGATTGAGAAGAGAAGGCAAAGTGGAAAACAAGGAGGAGGATTGCTTGGAGTATTATTGGatgagaaaaataataaattaaatgattcTCAAATTTGTGATAATATAATTGGAGTCATTTTTGCTGCTCATGATACAACTGCAAGTGTCCTCACATGGCTTCTCAAATACTTACATGATAATCAAGATCTATTACAAGCTGTTACT CATGAACAAGAAGAAATTAGACAAGAAATAATTGAGGCAAATCGTAGACTTACGTGGGATGATACCAAGCGCATGCCATTGACTACCagg GTGATTCAAGAAACGCTAAGAGCAGCGAGTATATTATCATTTACATTCAGAGAAGCAGTAGAAGATGTAGAATTTGAAGGCTATTTAATTCCAAGAGGCTGGAAAGTTTTGCCTCTTTTTAGAACCATTCATCACTCTGCAGATTATTTTCCTCAGCCCCAAAAATTTGATCCTTCAAGATTTCAG GTGCCACCTAGACCTAACACGTATATGCCATTTGGCAATGGAGTTCATTCTTGTCCCGGCAGTGAACTAGCCAAGCTTGAGATGCTCATTCTCATTCACCATCTCACTCTCACTTACAG GTGGCAAATTGTGGAAGAAGAGGATGGAATACAATATGGGCCTTTCCCAGTACCAAAGAGGGGTTTGCCTATAAGAGTAACCCATAGGCCCAGAAGCAGCAAATTATTGGCATAA
- the LOC126686178 gene encoding abscisic acid 8'-hydroxylase 2 isoform X2 — protein MHHHLLIISSVSSPLLSASLAHHQLFTMLLLFFFFLILLLLHCRRRRHSNDHRRLPPGSMGWPYIGETLKLYTENPNSFFFNRQKRYGDIFKTHILGCPCVMISSPEAAKIVLVTKAHLFKPTYPISKEKMIGPEALFFQQGVHHYNLKKLVQSSFLPSAIRNSVSQIEQIVLSFLPCWKNQSTINTLQEMKRYAFDVAMISVFGEKQDQLEMEGIEHLYSCLENGYNSMPLDLPGTPFYKAMKARKQLNVRLKKLIEKRRQSGKQGGGLLGVLLDEKNNKLNDSQICDNIIGVIFAAHDTTASVLTWLLKYLHDNQDLLQAVTHEQEEIRQEIIEANRRLTWDDTKRMPLTTRVIQETLRAASILSFTFREAVEDVEFEGYLIPRGWKVLPLFRTIHHSADYFPQPQKFDPSRFQVPPRPNTYMPFGNGVHSCPGSELAKLEMLILIHHLTLTYRWQIVEEEDGIQYGPFPVPKRGLPIRVTHRPRSSKLLA, from the exons ATGCACCACCACCTTCTAATTATATCCTCAGTATCATCACCATTATTATCAGCTTCTTTAGCTCATCACCAACTATTTACAATGCtccttctttttttcttcttcctcattcttcttcttcttcattgcCGGCGCCGGCGTCACTCCAATGATCACCGGCGACTGCCTCCTGGCTCTATGGGCTGGCCTTATATTGGCGAAACTCTCAAACTCTACACTGAAAATCCCAATTCTTTCTTCTTCAACCGCCAAAAACGGTAT GGAGACATATTCAAGACGCATATATTGGGATGTCCATGTGTGATGATTTCAAGTCCAGAAGCAGCAAAAATTGTTTTGGTGACGAAAGCTCATTTATTTAAGCCAACTTATCCaataagtaaagaaaaaatgATAGGCCCCGAAgctttattttttcaacaagGTGTCCATCATTACAACTTAAAAAAGTTGGTTCAATCTTCTTTTTTACCTTCTGCTATAAGAAATTCTGTTTCTCAAATTGAGCAGATTGTTTTATCTTTTCTGCCTTGTTGGAAAAATCAGTCCACCATCAATACTTTGCAAGAAATGAAAAGg TATGCTTTTGATGTGGCAATGATTTCTGTGTTTGGAGAAAAACAAGATCAGTTGGAAATGGAAGGAATTGAACATTTGTATAGCTGTCTTGAAAATGGCTACAATTCCATGCCTTTGGATTTGCCTGGAACTCCCTTTTACAAAGCTATGAAG GCAAGGAAGCAACTTAATGTGAGATTGAAGAAATTGATTGAGAAGAGAAGGCAAAGTGGAAAACAAGGAGGAGGATTGCTTGGAGTATTATTGGatgagaaaaataataaattaaatgattcTCAAATTTGTGATAATATAATTGGAGTCATTTTTGCTGCTCATGATACAACTGCAAGTGTCCTCACATGGCTTCTCAAATACTTACATGATAATCAAGATCTATTACAAGCTGTTACT CATGAACAAGAAGAAATTAGACAAGAAATAATTGAGGCAAATCGTAGACTTACGTGGGATGATACCAAGCGCATGCCATTGACTACCagg GTGATTCAAGAAACGCTAAGAGCAGCGAGTATATTATCATTTACATTCAGAGAAGCAGTAGAAGATGTAGAATTTGAAGGCTATTTAATTCCAAGAGGCTGGAAAGTTTTGCCTCTTTTTAGAACCATTCATCACTCTGCAGATTATTTTCCTCAGCCCCAAAAATTTGATCCTTCAAGATTTCAG GTGCCACCTAGACCTAACACGTATATGCCATTTGGCAATGGAGTTCATTCTTGTCCCGGCAGTGAACTAGCCAAGCTTGAGATGCTCATTCTCATTCACCATCTCACTCTCACTTACAG GTGGCAAATTGTGGAAGAAGAGGATGGAATACAATATGGGCCTTTCCCAGTACCAAAGAGGGGTTTGCCTATAAGAGTAACCCATAGGCCCAGAAGCAGCAAATTATTGGCATAA
- the LOC126686178 gene encoding abscisic acid 8'-hydroxylase 2 isoform X3, with product MHHHLLIISSVSSPLLSASLAHHQLFTMLLLFFFFLILLLLHCRRRRHSNDHRRLPPGSMGWPYIGETLKLYTENPNSFFFNRQKRYGDIFKTHILGCPCVMISSPEAAKIVLVTKAHLFKPTYPISKEKMIGPEALFFQQDCFIFSALLEKSVHHQYFARNEKDQLEMEGIEHLYSCLENGYNSMPLDLPGTPFYKAMKARKQLNVRLKKLIEKRRQSGKQGGGLLGVLLDEKNNKLNDSQICDNIIGVIFAAHDTTASVLTWLLKYLHDNQDLLQAVTHEQEEIRQEIIEANRRLTWDDTKRMPLTTRVIQETLRAASILSFTFREAVEDVEFEGYLIPRGWKVLPLFRTIHHSADYFPQPQKFDPSRFQVPPRPNTYMPFGNGVHSCPGSELAKLEMLILIHHLTLTYRWQIVEEEDGIQYGPFPVPKRGLPIRVTHRPRSSKLLA from the exons ATGCACCACCACCTTCTAATTATATCCTCAGTATCATCACCATTATTATCAGCTTCTTTAGCTCATCACCAACTATTTACAATGCtccttctttttttcttcttcctcattcttcttcttcttcattgcCGGCGCCGGCGTCACTCCAATGATCACCGGCGACTGCCTCCTGGCTCTATGGGCTGGCCTTATATTGGCGAAACTCTCAAACTCTACACTGAAAATCCCAATTCTTTCTTCTTCAACCGCCAAAAACG gtACGGAGACATATTCAAGACGCATATATTGGGATGTCCATGTGTGATGATTTCAAGTCCAGAAGCAGCAAAAATTGTTTTGGTGACGAAAGCTCATTTATTTAAGCCAACTTATCCaataagtaaagaaaaaatgATAGGCCCCGAAgctttattttttcaacaag ATTGTTTTATCTTTTCTGCCTTGTTGGAAAAATCAGTCCACCATCAATACTTTGCAAGAAATGAAAAGg ATCAGTTGGAAATGGAAGGAATTGAACATTTGTATAGCTGTCTTGAAAATGGCTACAATTCCATGCCTTTGGATTTGCCTGGAACTCCCTTTTACAAAGCTATGAAG GCAAGGAAGCAACTTAATGTGAGATTGAAGAAATTGATTGAGAAGAGAAGGCAAAGTGGAAAACAAGGAGGAGGATTGCTTGGAGTATTATTGGatgagaaaaataataaattaaatgattcTCAAATTTGTGATAATATAATTGGAGTCATTTTTGCTGCTCATGATACAACTGCAAGTGTCCTCACATGGCTTCTCAAATACTTACATGATAATCAAGATCTATTACAAGCTGTTACT CATGAACAAGAAGAAATTAGACAAGAAATAATTGAGGCAAATCGTAGACTTACGTGGGATGATACCAAGCGCATGCCATTGACTACCagg GTGATTCAAGAAACGCTAAGAGCAGCGAGTATATTATCATTTACATTCAGAGAAGCAGTAGAAGATGTAGAATTTGAAGGCTATTTAATTCCAAGAGGCTGGAAAGTTTTGCCTCTTTTTAGAACCATTCATCACTCTGCAGATTATTTTCCTCAGCCCCAAAAATTTGATCCTTCAAGATTTCAG GTGCCACCTAGACCTAACACGTATATGCCATTTGGCAATGGAGTTCATTCTTGTCCCGGCAGTGAACTAGCCAAGCTTGAGATGCTCATTCTCATTCACCATCTCACTCTCACTTACAG GTGGCAAATTGTGGAAGAAGAGGATGGAATACAATATGGGCCTTTCCCAGTACCAAAGAGGGGTTTGCCTATAAGAGTAACCCATAGGCCCAGAAGCAGCAAATTATTGGCATAA